The sequence CCGAGAAAATAATGGGCACGTCCGAAAAATCCACTTTCAAAAAGAAAATAGGAATTTTGGGAAACTCCGACAAGACCAAACTCAACGCGGTCATAATCGCGATAAACACTAAGTTATAAGTGTTGAAGAATTTGTTTTTGGACATTTTTCCTCCTTTTTGGTCTAAACGGGGGATTTAAAAAACCCTATTTTTGATAAAATAGGGCGTCCATTATTCTTAAATTATAATGGTCTTTCTCCCATCCGGACTGTTACCGTCGGTACAGGAATTTCGCCTGTTCAGAACAATCTATTTTTAGATTGTTGTAGCGGACTTTAACCGCCGGTGGGGACTTTCACCCCGCCCCGAAGACACATATTTTTATTTTATGATGTTACTATAATATCATATATTCGGCGCATATGCAAATGGTTACAATATATATTTTTAATCTTCTTCGCTCTTAGATTCGGGCTCTTCCAAGTTTTCCGATATATTGGCGTCTTTTGGCTGGGCCAAATCTTTCATATCCTTGTCCAAAATATCTATGGCTTCTTCTTCGGCTTTTTCTTGCCCTGCCAAATTATCAAGCGCTTGCTCGGCGATTTGGGCGGCCGATGATGTGCCTATTCTTTTTACGCCCAAATTATAAAACTCATATGCTTGTTCCAAGGTTTTTATGCCGCCGCTGGCTTTGACCTCTACGATGTTTTGGTCTTTGTCAACGCCTAAGATACTCTCGCGTTTTTGGGCGCTTTTGATGGTTTTTAGGATAAGCTTGACGGAATCAATATCGGCCGGACCAAAGTATCCCGTGCATGTTTTGATAAACCTTACGCCCGCGCGAACGCAAAGTTCCACAACGCGCGATATTTCTTCCTGGGTTAATAAATTAGTTTCTATAATAATCTTGACCGTTTTGCCTAAGGCCGCTCTTTTTACTTTTTTGAGTTCTTTATAGACATAATCCCAATTGCCCTGTTTTATTTGCGATATGGGTGCGACCACATCCACATCTTGCGCGCCCGCTCTTATGGCTTTTTTTATTTGCTTGACCTTTATGCCGGTAAATTCTTCGCCCAAAGGAAAGGCGACGACCGTCCCTACCTTTACGGGCGAGCCGTGCAAGAGTTTTTTGGCCTTTTTTATTTGCAAAGGGTTGACAATGACCGCGGCGAATTCGTATTTTTTGGCGTCTTCGCACAGCTTTGGATATCCTCGTCAACGACATCGGGACGAAGCAAAGTGGAATCCAAAATCTCCAAAATATCTTTTGAGTCTTTGTATTGCGTCATTAGTTATCTCCTTATCTTTTGAGTTGTTAAGGTTGTTCTTGTTTATATTTTTTGTTGTCTATTAATTTTTTAACCGCGCCGATGCCGTATTTGAACGCCGCCATAGCGCCAAAGCTGCACCAAATGCCTACCAAAAAATATCTGATAAACGAACCTAAGTATAATCCCAAGCCCCAAATCTCAAATAAAGGCTTAAAGCCCTCTTTTATCAAAAGAGCTATAGCCGCGCCAAAGATAACTTTTAGGATTTGAACCCACCATAATTCTTGCCTTACATCATAGCCTATATACCTTTTTTCCAAAAAGTATCCAATGGCTACCGAAATGGAAACGCCGCCGGCCACGAAAAAATCTTTGTGCGCTTGCTCGCTGTTAAAGATCAGCATTAAGATTATGGCTAGGGGTATGATAATCAGCGCCCAATATTCTTCTTTGTCTTTGAGTATGGAAAAAAGGCAATACGTCAAAACGGAAAAAATAGCGCCTATAAAAAAGCCCGCCAATACATCCGTCAGGTAATGCTGTCCAAGATATACCCTAGAAAGCCCGACCAAAACCACAACCAACAGCATAAGCGCCAAAAACCAGTATCGCTTTTTTCTTACCCCGAAATGGATGCCCAAAGTCGTATAAATAGAGGCCGCGCTTTGGGTGTGTCCGCTAGGAAAAGAATATCCGTGCGTAGGCGCGCCTATGCTGATTGCCGCGTCATGAGAAAACGGCCTGGGCCTTTTGATGACATTTTTCAAAATATTGACCGTAAAAGACGCCATCAAAAAATTAAGCCCCATAAACAAGCCAAATCTTTTGTCATAGCACCATAATATTGCAACCGTTACGGCCAAGAATGCTATTTCCTCGCCTAGCTTGGTAATGTTCAAAAATAACGCGTCAAAAAAGGGATTGGATAATTTTTGAAGCGCCCTTATAATATTGATTTCCCAACTCATTATAAATCCTTAAAAAATTATTCTTGAAATATGGTCACATTTTCCCCGTCGGTCCAAAGCCTTTCCAATTGATAAAACTTGCGGGTATCCTCGTAAAAAATATGCACAATAACTTCGCCGTAGTCCATAGCCACCCATCTGCCCTCTTGAAGCCCTTCGCTTCTTAACGGGCTGCGGGCATGTTTTTCTTCAAGCTGTTTTTCCAATTCTTGAGCCAACGCCTTGACAGCCGTATTGGAGGTCGCGGACGCTATCACAAAATAGTCCGCAATAATGGTCAAATGGTTGACATTGATCATGGTAATATCATTAGCTTTTTTGGAGCTTAAAATTCGGCAAATCTCCAACGCTAAATCTTTAGATTCCAATTTTGTTCTCCTTTTGATAATATTCGTAAGCGCTTATAGTAATAGGCGCTATTTCATAATTGTTTTGTTTTAGGAAATTTAAAGTGTTTTTTAGGGCTAACTCTACCGCTTGGTCTATATTTGTTCGGGCGGTTTGGACTATTTTATCAAGTCCCGGCGTCGCGCGGGTCGGCTCAAAATAATCCGCTAAGAAAATTATCTTTTCCAGCAAAGTCATTCCCGGCCTGCCCGTGGTATGATACTTTATGGCGTTTAGGATTTCTTCGTCTTTTATGCCAAAAAAAGTTTTGGCAATTTCATAACCAAAGTCCGCGTGCCGACAAATTGCGGGCAGTTCTATTGTTTGGTAAGAAATACTAAGGCCCAGTTCGTAAGCTCTTTTTAGATTAAGATTTTTTCCTATGTCGTGCAAAAGCGCCGCCAAAATAACCTTTTCAGAATCGGCTCCATATACATATGCGAGTTTTAGGGCCGTTAGCGTTACGGACAAAGTATGGTCAATGCGTTTTTGGGAAAGCCCGAATTGCGAATACTTATCCGTAATTGCGCGATATTTATTGTATAGCCCTTTTTGCTTGATATATTCAAAAACGCCCTCGGGGACATAATCGCGCGCTTGGTCAAAGGCGTTTCTTACCCTGATTTCGGTAGAGGAAATGTCTTGTCCTATAATATCTGATAAAATAAAATTGCCGCCGTATAAATCTTGGAATTCTTTTATGTCCTGCGCGACATTATTATAATGGGGGCGTCTAAACACCAAAAAAGTGGCAAGGCGGCTTAATTTACGCGGATGCCCCCAAGTTTTTAAGTCTTTCATGCTGTCCGCGCCGATAATATATATCAAATTGTCGCGATTAAGAAAATACTCTTTTTGGAAAAATTGCAATGTTTGATAGGTGTAACTTGGCCCGCCTTTTTTTATCTCATAGTCGCTAACTTCCAAATCCGGAAAAGCAAGCCTGCACATATTCAGCCTGTCCTCGGGCGAGGCGTCGGCGCTTTTGTGCGGCGGAATATAATTTGGCAAAATAATTACCTTGTCGTCATTTGAAAAATTTAATGAACTTATAAGTTCTATATGCCCGTAGTGCGGAGGGTCAAATGTCCCGCCAAAAATTATAAGTCTCACGGTTTTATTATACTATCTTTGCTCTTTTTTGAAAAGGTCTTTTGTTTATTATTAGAAAAATTGTCAATAATTAGGAAAAAAGGATATTTATATATGAGTAATAAGATATCGCGGTTTCTGGATTATTTGTTCGCAAGATGCTTAGCGGCGCTTATTATATTTATATGGATAAAATATTACGCTAAAAGCTGGTCGTTATCCATATTATATACAGCTATTGTTATGGCGGTCTTGATAATTGTCTTTGACATAATTTTTAAAAAAGACAAGCCCAAAGAATCCGCTACGGACAAAGCCAAAAAAGAACAAATAATGAACCAGTTATGTCTTAATACCGCGGCTCAAAATTTGGAATTTTTTGGCAAGTTGTTGTCCATTCAGTACGATGTAACCGCGCAAAAATCATGCCTTATTATTAAAAAAGACAATTTAAATATGGCCGTTTTTTTGAAGTTTTCAACATCTAAGCTCGCGCCCAATAATATCATAGACGCCATAAAAGACAGCAAAGAGTTTTACGCCAAAAAAATCTTAATATTATGCAACGGCGCGAACGCAAACGCTTATAGCTTTGCCGCTTGCATAGACGGCGTTCAGATAACAATCTTAGACGACAATGCGGTGTATGAGTTGATGAAAAGATATAATATGTATCCCGAAATAAATCTAAAAATAAATAAATTCCCAAAAAGCTTAAAACTAAAAGAACTAGCCGCTATCGCGTTGTCCAGAAAAAGAGTAAAGGGCTATTTTTTAGGGTCATTATTGTTATTGTTTTCAAGCTTTTTTGTAAGGTATTATATTTATTACCGCATAGCCGCGACTATAATGATGATTATGGCGCTGGTCGCTATGAAAGATTTTAAATTCGTCCAAGAAAAAGAAAAACTTTTGTAAACTTAATCAAACCATTCAAATTCGGTATCCAGCATTAAGACGGTATCGCCGTTTTGGATGCCTTTTTCTTTTAGGGCTTGGTCAATGCCAAGCTCTTTTAGCGCGCGCTGAAAATACGCCAAGGAATCGGGCTCGCTCAACACCACATTGCGCGCAAGGTTTTCTATCATCTTGCCGCTAACGACATAATATCCTTTTTCCAAAACTTCCACTTGGAAAGCGTTGTCTTCCAAATCCTCTAATTCAGCCTCGGGCTCAAATTGCAAATCGGGAACGGGCAATTTTTTTAGTTTGTCCGCCGTTATCGCCAAAAGCCTGTTTATGCCCTGTCTTGTCGCGGCCGAAATCAATACCGCGTCATCTAAATTGGTCGCTTTTTTGAATTGTTCCACTTTGGTTTGGTCTTGCAAGATATCGGCTTTGTTTAACACCACTATTTGAGGCAAATCGGCCAGTTTGTCCAAAAAATTTTTGAGTTCTTGGTTGACTATATTATAGTCGTCAACGGCGTTCCTGCCCTCTATCTCGGATATGTCCACAACATGAAGCAGCAGCCTAGTGCGCTCTATGTGCCTTAAAAATTGATGGCCCAATCCCGCGCCTTGCGCCGCGCCCTCTATAATGCCGGGGATGTCCGCGGCGACAAAGAAATAATCTTGATATCTGACCACGCCCAAAGAAGGCGACAATGTTGTAAAAGGATAATCGGCTATCTTGGGCTTGGCTTGCGATATAACGGACAAAAGGGTGGACTTGCCTACATTGGGATAGCCTATTATGCCCACATCGGCGATGAGTTTTAGCTCCAATGTGACAACGTATTCCTTGGTTATTTCCCCGCGCTGGGCGAAACGGGGCGCACGTCTTCTTGACGTGGCGAACTTGGCGTTGCCTCTTCCGCCGCGCCCGCCTTTTAGCAATACCTTTCTTTGACCGTCATAAACAAGGTCGGCGACAATCTTGCCTTCTTGGTTTTTGATAATTGTGCCCATGGGCACTTTTATTATTAAGTCTTGGCCGCTCTTGCCCGTTTTTTTGTTGGTTTCGCCGTTTTTTCCGTTTTCGGCGCGGAAATGCCTATTATACTTAAAATCCAAAAGCGTATTTAGGTTTTTGTCCGCGACAAATATTATATCCCCGCCTTTGCCGCCATCGCCTCCGTCCGGCCCGCCGTCGGGAACATAGCGCGCGGTAAAAAAGGATACTTTGCCGTCGCCTCCATTTCCAGCTTTGATTACTATTGTAGCTTGATCTATAAACATAGCTTTCCTAGTTATATTTATTCGCTTTTTTATTTAGTTTTTTCTTGGAGTTTTTTGATTATTTGTTCGGCGGCTTTTTTGCCCGCGCCCATAGCCAAAATAACCGTTGCCGCGCCCGTCACGGCATCGCCGCCCGCATAGACGTTTTTAACGGTGGTCATGCTGTTTTCGTCTACAATCAGCGCGCCTTTATTGGTAGTCTTTAAGGCTTGATAGCTGTTTGCCAGCAGCGGATTAGGGCTTGTGCCTATCG comes from Clostridiales bacterium and encodes:
- the rsfS gene encoding ribosome silencing factor; protein product: MESKDLALEICRILSSKKANDITMINVNHLTIIADYFVIASATSNTAVKALAQELEKQLEEKHARSPLRSEGLQEGRWVAMDYGEVIVHIFYEDTRKFYQLERLWTDGENVTIFQE
- a CDS encoding phosphatase PAP2 family protein encodes the protein MSWEINIIRALQKLSNPFFDALFLNITKLGEEIAFLAVTVAILWCYDKRFGLFMGLNFLMASFTVNILKNVIKRPRPFSHDAAISIGAPTHGYSFPSGHTQSAASIYTTLGIHFGVRKKRYWFLALMLLVVVLVGLSRVYLGQHYLTDVLAGFFIGAIFSVLTYCLFSILKDKEEYWALIIIPLAIILMLIFNSEQAHKDFFVAGGVSISVAIGYFLEKRYIGYDVRQELWWVQILKVIFGAAIALLIKEGFKPLFEIWGLGLYLGSFIRYFLVGIWCSFGAMAAFKYGIGAVKKLIDNKKYKQEQP
- the deoC gene encoding deoxyribose-phosphate aldolase, yielding MCEDAKKYEFAAVIVNPLQIKKAKKLLHGSPVKVGTVVAFPLGEEFTGIKVKQIKKAIRAGAQDVDVVAPISQIKQGNWDYVYKELKKVKRAALGKTVKIIIETNLLTQEEISRVVELCVRAGVRFIKTCTGYFGPADIDSVKLILKTIKSAQKRESILGVDKDQNIVEVKASGGIKTLEQAYEFYNLGVKRIGTSSAAQIAEQALDNLAGQEKAEEEAIDILDKDMKDLAQPKDANISENLEEPESKSEED
- the nadD gene encoding nicotinate (nicotinamide) nucleotide adenylyltransferase, whose protein sequence is MRLIIFGGTFDPPHYGHIELISSLNFSNDDKVIILPNYIPPHKSADASPEDRLNMCRLAFPDLEVSDYEIKKGGPSYTYQTLQFFQKEYFLNRDNLIYIIGADSMKDLKTWGHPRKLSRLATFLVFRRPHYNNVAQDIKEFQDLYGGNFILSDIIGQDISSTEIRVRNAFDQARDYVPEGVFEYIKQKGLYNKYRAITDKYSQFGLSQKRIDHTLSVTLTALKLAYVYGADSEKVILAALLHDIGKNLNLKRAYELGLSISYQTIELPAICRHADFGYEIAKTFFGIKDEEILNAIKYHTTGRPGMTLLEKIIFLADYFEPTRATPGLDKIVQTARTNIDQAVELALKNTLNFLKQNNYEIAPITISAYEYYQKENKIGI
- the obgE gene encoding GTPase ObgE, whose amino-acid sequence is MFIDQATIVIKAGNGGDGKVSFFTARYVPDGGPDGGDGGKGGDIIFVADKNLNTLLDFKYNRHFRAENGKNGETNKKTGKSGQDLIIKVPMGTIIKNQEGKIVADLVYDGQRKVLLKGGRGGRGNAKFATSRRRAPRFAQRGEITKEYVVTLELKLIADVGIIGYPNVGKSTLLSVISQAKPKIADYPFTTLSPSLGVVRYQDYFFVAADIPGIIEGAAQGAGLGHQFLRHIERTRLLLHVVDISEIEGRNAVDDYNIVNQELKNFLDKLADLPQIVVLNKADILQDQTKVEQFKKATNLDDAVLISAATRQGINRLLAITADKLKKLPVPDLQFEPEAELEDLEDNAFQVEVLEKGYYVVSGKMIENLARNVVLSEPDSLAYFQRALKELGIDQALKEKGIQNGDTVLMLDTEFEWFD